The proteins below come from a single Acaryochloris sp. CCMEE 5410 genomic window:
- the infB gene encoding translation initiation factor IF-2, with product MSNNHKVRIYELSRELNLENKDILAVCDQLDIAVKNHSSTITEEEAAKIRSAAKNHPSSQKPNQPNRKPTAKDGNARKPRPISKPVKQDRPKKQQILELRKQPSKPPETLAPPSSVSAADASESLQAPKPVRPEPTRAPERPAAVEKPAIKPPPVAPAPKPASPTLSPPAPKAEKVLTKPATQVPEMVKPQLLSKPTLNTPPKPTRPEEPKVSPKPSAAAPVVEPPAKPVVTEPPRPRLIRPISITKAKQQAEKELEASTAKSGGGDAANDDNDTTELLVLKPPTSRQKKDKRSNKSDDQLEDRPTKASKASLKQKRRTQKEMEEDEDDLFGADGANSQAAVDVSQSLVRPPKPKSMKQSKPTTVPINRSPGPSKGGNRRQRNRYRQQQEVEVERPTLLTLTSELTVQALAAELVVPETEVIKILFMKGIAANINQVLDIETATMVAEELDCEVETQEEESEARKVSEMLDVEDLEKLQGRPPVVTIMGHVDHGKTTLLDAIRETKVAQGEAGGITQHIGAYHVDLPHEDGMQQVVFLDTPGHEAFTAMRARGTRVTDIAILVVAADDGVRPQTLEAISHARAAEVPIIVAINKIDKEGAQLDRVRQELSEHNLVPEDWGGETVMVPVSALKGENLDTLLEMVLLVAEVEDLQANPDRPAKGTVIEAHLDKAKGPVASLLVQNGTLRVGDVLVAGSVFGKVRAMVDDRGARVDTASPSFAVEVLGMSEVPAAGEEFEVFVDEKEARSQAGQRTDQQRHTRLQQAMASRRVSLNALSEQAREGELKELNLIIKADVQGSLEALLGSLAQLPQNEVQVRVLLSAPGEISETDVDLASASGAVIIGFNTSLASGARQAADQAGVDIREYDIIYKLLEDIEGAMEGLLEPEFVEEDLGEAEVRAVFPVGRGAIAGCYIQSGKLVRNCRIRIQRGNDVVFEGILDSLKRMKDDVREVNSGYECGVGVDNFSGWTEGDRIEAYQMVTKRRTLSAAT from the coding sequence ATGAGTAATAATCACAAAGTTAGAATTTACGAGCTATCAAGAGAGTTAAATTTGGAGAATAAAGACATTTTGGCAGTATGCGATCAGCTTGATATTGCTGTTAAAAATCACAGCAGTACGATTACTGAGGAAGAAGCCGCAAAAATTCGATCCGCTGCCAAAAATCATCCATCTAGCCAAAAGCCAAATCAGCCCAACCGTAAGCCTACTGCTAAAGACGGCAATGCGCGCAAGCCTCGTCCTATTTCCAAGCCAGTCAAGCAAGATCGACCCAAGAAACAACAAATTCTTGAGCTGCGCAAACAACCCTCTAAACCTCCTGAAACACTAGCGCCCCCATCATCCGTCAGTGCAGCAGATGCATCGGAGTCCTTACAGGCCCCCAAGCCTGTTCGCCCAGAACCCACCCGGGCACCGGAAAGACCAGCTGCGGTTGAAAAGCCTGCCATCAAGCCGCCGCCTGTTGCTCCTGCCCCCAAACCTGCGAGTCCGACCTTGTCTCCTCCTGCACCTAAAGCAGAGAAGGTGCTAACCAAGCCCGCCACTCAGGTTCCCGAGATGGTGAAGCCTCAGCTCTTGAGCAAGCCCACTTTAAACACACCTCCTAAACCCACTCGTCCAGAAGAACCCAAAGTTAGTCCTAAACCCAGCGCTGCTGCGCCAGTTGTGGAACCACCGGCCAAACCAGTGGTCACTGAACCGCCTCGTCCACGACTCATTCGTCCCATTTCCATTACCAAAGCTAAACAGCAAGCAGAGAAAGAGCTGGAAGCTTCCACTGCCAAATCTGGTGGCGGGGACGCAGCTAATGATGACAATGACACGACTGAATTGCTCGTGCTCAAGCCGCCCACGTCACGTCAGAAAAAAGATAAACGGTCCAATAAATCAGATGATCAATTAGAAGATCGGCCCACCAAGGCTTCGAAAGCGAGTCTGAAGCAGAAGCGACGGACCCAAAAAGAAATGGAGGAGGACGAAGACGATCTCTTTGGTGCAGATGGCGCGAATAGCCAAGCGGCTGTTGATGTGAGTCAATCTTTGGTTCGTCCACCTAAGCCTAAATCCATGAAGCAGTCTAAACCCACGACTGTTCCTATCAATCGTAGCCCCGGTCCCTCTAAAGGGGGCAATCGACGGCAGCGAAATCGCTATCGTCAACAGCAGGAAGTCGAGGTCGAACGGCCAACGCTTCTGACCTTAACCTCCGAGTTAACGGTTCAAGCCTTGGCAGCGGAACTCGTTGTTCCTGAGACTGAGGTGATCAAGATTCTCTTTATGAAGGGAATTGCCGCCAATATCAATCAGGTTTTAGATATTGAGACTGCCACGATGGTGGCAGAAGAACTAGATTGTGAAGTCGAAACCCAGGAAGAAGAATCTGAGGCCCGTAAAGTCTCAGAAATGCTGGATGTTGAAGATCTAGAGAAACTGCAAGGCCGTCCACCTGTGGTCACCATCATGGGACACGTAGATCACGGTAAAACCACCCTCTTGGATGCGATTCGCGAAACAAAAGTTGCCCAAGGAGAAGCCGGTGGCATCACCCAACATATTGGGGCTTACCACGTTGACCTTCCCCATGAGGATGGGATGCAACAGGTGGTCTTCCTAGATACACCGGGTCACGAAGCCTTCACCGCTATGCGGGCTCGGGGAACCCGAGTGACGGATATTGCCATTCTGGTGGTCGCTGCTGACGATGGCGTCCGTCCCCAAACCTTGGAAGCCATTAGCCATGCTCGGGCAGCAGAGGTTCCCATTATTGTTGCCATCAATAAAATCGACAAAGAAGGGGCTCAGCTGGACCGAGTTCGCCAAGAACTGAGCGAGCATAATCTAGTTCCTGAAGATTGGGGTGGCGAAACGGTGATGGTGCCGGTCAGTGCCCTAAAGGGAGAAAATCTCGATACGCTGCTTGAAATGGTGCTTCTGGTCGCTGAAGTGGAAGACTTGCAAGCCAATCCTGATCGTCCAGCCAAGGGCACGGTCATCGAAGCTCACTTAGATAAGGCTAAAGGTCCGGTAGCGAGCTTGCTGGTCCAAAATGGGACCCTGCGAGTGGGTGACGTATTGGTTGCCGGGTCTGTCTTCGGCAAAGTGCGAGCCATGGTTGACGATCGCGGTGCCCGCGTCGATACGGCCAGTCCCTCCTTTGCTGTTGAAGTGCTGGGGATGAGTGAAGTCCCCGCAGCGGGTGAAGAATTTGAAGTCTTCGTAGATGAGAAAGAAGCCCGCTCTCAAGCGGGGCAGCGCACGGATCAGCAACGCCATACCCGTCTGCAGCAGGCCATGGCTTCTCGACGAGTCTCCCTCAATGCCTTGTCTGAACAGGCCCGTGAAGGAGAGCTGAAAGAATTGAACCTAATTATCAAAGCAGATGTACAGGGATCTCTGGAGGCTCTGTTAGGGTCTCTGGCTCAACTGCCTCAGAATGAAGTTCAAGTTCGTGTATTGCTGTCCGCTCCCGGCGAAATCAGCGAAACAGATGTGGATTTAGCCTCTGCCAGTGGTGCCGTCATTATTGGCTTCAACACCAGCTTAGCCAGTGGGGCTCGCCAAGCCGCCGATCAGGCTGGGGTTGATATTCGTGAGTACGACATTATCTATAAGCTCTTAGAAGACATTGAAGGGGCGATGGAAGGTCTGCTCGAACCTGAGTTTGTGGAGGAAGACTTGGGCGAGGCCGA